The following proteins are encoded in a genomic region of Candidatus Melainabacteria bacterium:
- a CDS encoding alpha/beta hydrolase has translation MHLYSRSKSLAIFSTGAFLGACLLVPKSESSEDIKAGPSIFRPADAQRIADISYADESERQKLDLYLPRDKTHLSPLVISIHGGGFSQGDKTMFVPTFLTNYGYAVASINYRLSGDAPFPAQILDCNAALKFLRKNAPKFGLDSSRIALFGVSAGGTLAALLGTAPGDTASESGTAQVQAVVDWSGITDMAKYYDQDPHRRILIEKLLNGEPSKNQDLAKMASAVYFAKKDLPPFLIMHGDQDEVVPVSQSEELYTVLLKAGADVQLHIIRGANHSLISERNAKVVIDFLDLHLRKK, from the coding sequence TTGCACCTGTATTCAAGATCTAAATCCCTTGCTATCTTCTCGACCGGGGCTTTTCTGGGCGCTTGCCTGCTTGTGCCTAAAAGCGAATCTTCGGAAGATATTAAGGCAGGCCCATCAATATTTCGTCCTGCCGATGCTCAACGAATCGCTGACATCTCTTACGCTGATGAATCCGAGCGGCAAAAACTCGATCTATATCTTCCGAGAGACAAAACACATCTATCGCCCTTAGTTATTTCGATTCATGGTGGAGGATTTTCCCAAGGCGATAAAACTATGTTTGTACCAACCTTCTTAACCAATTACGGTTACGCGGTAGCGAGCATCAATTACAGACTTAGCGGTGACGCACCATTTCCGGCGCAAATACTTGATTGCAATGCTGCTTTGAAATTTCTGCGCAAAAACGCGCCGAAATTCGGACTGGATAGCTCACGTATAGCTTTATTTGGTGTTTCGGCTGGGGGTACCCTAGCTGCTCTTCTTGGCACTGCGCCTGGTGATACGGCATCGGAAAGTGGGACCGCTCAAGTTCAGGCGGTTGTTGATTGGTCTGGAATAACCGACATGGCGAAATACTACGATCAAGATCCGCACAGACGAATTTTGATCGAAAAACTTCTAAACGGGGAGCCTAGTAAGAATCAGGATTTAGCAAAAATGGCCAGTGCTGTCTATTTTGCCAAAAAAGATTTGCCGCCATTTCTTATTATGCATGGCGATCAAGATGAAGTTGTCCCTGTATCACAGAGCGAAGAATTATATACAGTTCTTCTAAAAGCAGGGGCTGATGTCCAGTTGCACATTATTCGCGGCGCAAATCATTCTTTGATCAGTGAGCGAAATGCCAAAGTAGTCATAGACTTTTTAGATCTACATCTCAGAAAAAAATAG
- a CDS encoding MerR family transcriptional regulator produces the protein MIERKDKSLSISGLTIGQVATEAGATVETLRYYEKFGLLEAPERTSSNYRFYPVQTVSVVRFIKNAQELGFPLKDIKQLLNLHQSPVGDTADVKALGQALLTEIDYRIASLQAMRVSLNKLVEQCPGQGPKECCPILGALASEQPIKSTEQ, from the coding sequence ATGATTGAACGCAAAGACAAGTCTTTATCCATAAGCGGACTGACAATAGGGCAGGTGGCAACAGAAGCCGGTGCGACAGTTGAAACCTTACGCTATTACGAAAAATTCGGTTTACTAGAAGCTCCTGAAAGAACAAGCTCAAATTACAGATTCTATCCAGTGCAAACTGTTTCAGTAGTGAGATTCATCAAAAACGCACAAGAACTGGGTTTTCCGCTTAAGGACATAAAGCAACTTCTCAATTTACACCAAAGCCCAGTTGGTGATACTGCCGACGTAAAAGCTCTTGGACAAGCACTTTTAACTGAGATTGATTATCGTATAGCGTCATTGCAAGCAATGCGCGTGTCTCTAAACAAACTCGTGGAGCAATGCCCTGGGCAAGGACCCAAGGAGTGTTGTCCCATACTTGGTGCACTTGCCAGCGAACAACCAATTAAATCTACCGAACAATGA
- a CDS encoding transcriptional regulator, which translates to MQAVNKTSQIQLKSKLFRGFGDASRLLIIETLRDDGPKSVSEIVAASGLTQPNVSNHLACLRECGLLSAEQNGKYVCYKIADPRVSIILEHAEALLNECDADITNCTRY; encoded by the coding sequence ATGCAAGCTGTTAACAAAACAAGCCAAATTCAGCTCAAGTCCAAGCTTTTCAGGGGTTTTGGAGACGCTTCACGCCTGTTAATAATTGAAACCTTGCGCGACGACGGACCAAAGTCCGTCAGCGAAATTGTTGCAGCCTCAGGCTTAACACAGCCAAACGTTTCCAATCATCTGGCTTGTCTTCGTGAATGTGGACTGCTCAGCGCTGAACAGAACGGCAAGTACGTCTGTTACAAGATAGCCGATCCCCGAGTCTCAATCATTCTGGAGCATGCTGAAGCGTTGCTAAACGAGTGTGACGCTGATATCACCAACTGCACTCGCTATTAG
- a CDS encoding transporter, which translates to MYTVLLNACFPVIATIIGASVVLLYKTPSPVVRGFLQHLAAGVVFSVVSVELLPDIIKRHAPIYVVLGFGVGVLAMLWIKSLAKTLEAKENKKSGFPTAMVTAVAVDVLLDGFLIGIGFAAGAKEGQLLTTALTIELLSLGLAIAIELSEYGLSKATVMKTVAGISSLILLGTVIGVFVLAKAPDVLMETVLSFGLAALLFLVTEELLLEAHEQPETPATTAAFFLGFLTLLVVGMLA; encoded by the coding sequence ATGTATACCGTTTTACTAAATGCGTGTTTTCCGGTCATAGCCACCATCATCGGTGCTTCAGTAGTTTTGTTGTATAAAACACCAAGTCCTGTGGTGCGTGGCTTTTTGCAACATTTAGCTGCTGGTGTTGTTTTTTCTGTTGTGTCGGTGGAGCTTTTACCCGACATCATTAAACGACATGCTCCTATTTATGTGGTGCTCGGCTTTGGCGTCGGAGTGCTGGCGATGTTGTGGATCAAATCGTTAGCCAAAACTCTCGAAGCAAAAGAAAATAAAAAAAGTGGTTTCCCCACGGCTATGGTTACAGCCGTAGCAGTTGATGTCTTACTGGATGGTTTCCTAATTGGAATAGGTTTTGCAGCTGGTGCTAAAGAAGGGCAGCTTCTGACAACGGCACTCACCATAGAACTCTTATCACTTGGATTGGCAATTGCAATTGAGTTATCCGAATACGGTTTGTCCAAGGCCACTGTAATGAAAACTGTCGCTGGCATATCCTCCCTAATATTGTTGGGAACCGTCATTGGTGTCTTTGTTCTTGCCAAAGCACCAGATGTCTTGATGGAAACAGTTTTGTCATTCGGTCTAGCGGCCTTACTTTTCTTGGTGACAGAAGAACTCCTGCTTGAAGCGCATGAACAGCCTGAGACACCTGCAACCACGGCGGCATTCTTTTTGGGTTTTCTAACGCTTCTTGTCGTTGGTATGCTCGCCTGA
- a CDS encoding TolC family protein, protein MRREIAYHSRHQKCCLGALSLLLLFPSSAKEAYAAAIDPAVMAPNAEQSSMPPIALSTAFDESLMKSPRVSNVRAQLGISQATKSQASTFPNPSFFFLTDTGALATQIGASVPIEPPWKVVFRLLVSKNQIKQADLEIARNLWQFRGVIRKAYLDAVIAAETHDTITQLQAIASNLKSVAQRRFKSGDVAALDVERADLALLQSESELLLASRNILLTRQKLSVLMGRSYKDGVQVMRLPQFQLQAEKNELLPVPSHRLPSLDVLIAEALKTRLDLKVVDQALGVNAANLKLVRGNILPNPVFNVGNSYSGNPPKPSVSTRGFYIGVNQELPVLNFQQGELARLHAVRKQLLFERESTKNKIQEEVVTAYQQVEAATERVVLFQSSILPKSREVASLSRKSYEYGQTDINATLSAQQANVQVQSSYLETVRTYQQSMTDLEQSVGKPF, encoded by the coding sequence ATGCGACGTGAAATTGCTTATCACAGTCGTCATCAAAAATGTTGTCTCGGCGCTTTATCCCTTCTGCTGCTTTTTCCCTCTTCAGCGAAAGAAGCTTACGCCGCTGCTATTGATCCTGCGGTGATGGCTCCGAATGCGGAGCAATCATCGATGCCGCCGATAGCCTTATCGACTGCTTTTGATGAGTCTTTGATGAAGAGTCCCCGCGTATCTAATGTTCGAGCTCAATTAGGTATAAGTCAGGCTACTAAATCACAGGCTTCGACCTTTCCAAATCCTTCCTTCTTTTTCTTGACTGACACGGGCGCATTGGCTACCCAAATCGGTGCTTCGGTACCAATAGAGCCACCATGGAAAGTTGTTTTTCGCTTACTAGTTTCGAAAAACCAAATCAAACAAGCTGATTTGGAAATTGCAAGAAACCTCTGGCAATTTCGTGGAGTCATACGTAAGGCCTATTTGGATGCGGTAATCGCCGCTGAGACACACGATACGATTACACAGCTCCAGGCGATTGCCTCCAACTTGAAAAGTGTGGCTCAGCGACGCTTTAAAAGTGGTGACGTCGCGGCATTGGATGTAGAACGTGCTGATCTCGCCCTGCTTCAATCCGAGAGCGAACTGCTTCTAGCTAGCAGGAATATTTTACTGACAAGGCAAAAATTGAGCGTTCTTATGGGGAGAAGCTACAAAGACGGTGTGCAAGTGATGCGCTTGCCGCAGTTCCAACTTCAAGCTGAAAAAAATGAGTTGCTTCCTGTGCCTAGCCATCGATTACCAAGTCTTGATGTGTTGATTGCTGAAGCATTGAAGACACGGCTTGACCTTAAGGTTGTCGACCAGGCGCTTGGTGTCAACGCGGCAAACCTCAAGCTTGTGCGAGGAAATATTTTGCCCAATCCCGTATTTAACGTCGGCAATTCGTACTCGGGAAATCCCCCAAAACCATCGGTCAGTACGAGAGGATTTTACATAGGAGTGAATCAAGAATTGCCCGTGCTCAACTTTCAGCAAGGGGAATTAGCTCGTCTACATGCGGTACGAAAGCAACTTCTTTTTGAGCGCGAGTCTACTAAGAACAAAATTCAGGAGGAAGTGGTTACTGCTTATCAACAAGTTGAAGCGGCAACGGAAAGAGTTGTGCTTTTTCAGTCAAGCATTTTACCGAAATCTAGAGAGGTAGCTTCGTTGTCCAGAAAGTCATACGAATACGGACAAACTGACATTAATGCGACTCTCAGTGCCCAACAAGCAAACGTGCAGGTTCAGTCGTCGTATTTAGAAACTGTGAGAACTTATCAGCAGTCAATGACTGATCTTGAGCAAAGCGTAGGTAAACCCTTTTAG
- a CDS encoding MgtC/SapB family protein: MDWQLEILMASRALLATVLGGLVGYERESHGQDAGVRTYAAVALGACVFGLISSHALGQTVDTRIAGQIVSGVGFLGAGVIMRDQGRTTGLTTAATLWTSAAIGLAVAFGMFVLGALATALTFSLLAVHHLPGWNALIERKNCNGANEKTNKTDR, from the coding sequence ATGGATTGGCAACTAGAAATTTTGATGGCTTCAAGAGCGTTGCTTGCAACCGTTCTTGGTGGACTGGTTGGGTACGAAAGAGAAAGCCACGGTCAAGATGCTGGAGTACGAACTTACGCTGCCGTTGCTTTAGGAGCTTGTGTTTTCGGCTTGATTTCATCCCATGCGCTCGGTCAAACAGTCGATACCAGAATTGCAGGACAGATCGTCAGCGGAGTTGGATTTCTCGGTGCTGGCGTGATTATGCGAGACCAAGGTAGAACAACTGGATTGACAACAGCGGCTACTCTTTGGACTTCAGCGGCTATCGGATTGGCAGTCGCCTTTGGTATGTTTGTCCTCGGAGCTTTGGCCACAGCACTAACTTTTTCTCTACTGGCTGTTCATCACTTACCCGGCTGGAATGCGTTGATTGAACGTAAAAACTGCAATGGCGCGAATGAAAAAACAAACAAAACTGATCGATGA
- a CDS encoding transcriptional regulator, giving the protein MDECCSQKPNYNDSQLSQEKATELEEMFKVLANDTRLKLLVLLCNTDEMSVTELAVGSGMTVQAVSGHLQRLTLGGILAYQRHGNHVHYRLIDGCVRSLLEKGLCLLDDMEQAKIKEKSSAKKKSVTKRK; this is encoded by the coding sequence ATGGATGAGTGTTGCTCACAAAAACCTAACTATAATGACAGTCAATTAAGTCAAGAAAAAGCTACCGAACTGGAAGAGATGTTCAAAGTTCTAGCTAATGACACACGTCTAAAACTGTTAGTCCTCCTCTGTAATACTGACGAAATGAGTGTGACCGAGCTTGCCGTGGGTAGCGGAATGACAGTCCAAGCGGTCTCCGGACACTTACAGCGGTTAACACTGGGTGGCATTCTTGCTTATCAACGTCATGGAAATCATGTTCATTACCGGCTCATAGACGGATGCGTTCGTTCGCTTCTCGAAAAAGGATTGTGCTTGCTGGATGATATGGAGCAAGCAAAAATAAAAGAGAAATCGAGCGCCAAAAAGAAGTCTGTCACAAAGAGAAAGTAA
- a CDS encoding efflux RND transporter permease subunit, with amino-acid sequence MIEKLIKFSVNQRLLVIMVVVALIAAGWYNLQALPIDAVPDITNVQVQVLTSAPSLAPVEVERQITFPIEVSMSGLPSISQIRSVSKFGLSAVTIVFDDSVNMYFARQLVLERLTQVRQQIPETVGTPQMGPITTGLGEIYQYELSANKGKSFDAQYLRTVQDWIVRRQLLGVSGVAEVNSYGGQKKQYQVRVDPSKLISYGLTIQEVVRAVTANNENVGGAYIEHQGEQFILRGIGLAQTTEQIANIVVKSGKEGVPIFIRDIAEVVSGNEVRQGAVVADAKGEIVCGIVMMLRGENSRTVVERVKQKIHQIEKNLPDGVRLNPFYDRAELVDRTIETVEHNLLEGAMLVIAVLLIVLGNWRGALLVASVIPLSMLFAAICMNIFNVSGNLMSLGAVDFGLIVDGAVVMVENTIRRLAINQEHGRPETNQETILSACMEVGRPVVFAVAIIAIVYLPIFSLSGIEGKMFKPMAMTIVFALFGSLLLSLTFVPAMLTIVLGKDVSEKESFLVHWLKPKYERALHLASEYKGQTFAVALSLVILSAVTLPMLGSEFIPRLDEGSLAVQIQQLPSVSLSQSIATATEAEKVYKSFPEVTKIVTKMGRAEVATDPMGVESGDVYLALKPIEQWTTARTKEGLVDVIAKRLSEKVPQANFSFSQPIELRTAELIAGVRSDIAVKIFGDDLDKLREEAERVSKILNNVPGAADVKIEQTAGLPQLIVEADRDAIARYGINVQDVNNLVQSIMAGQPAGIVYQGEQRFDIVVRLNEPSGRDIESIKKLLVAAPPIASRTTGALIPLSSLAKISVQEGPAQISREDRRRRIVVELNVRGRDIGSFVKDAQKEIDKNIKLPEGYYMTWGGQFENLQRATLMLSIVVPIALLLIFILLYMTFGSISQALLIYTGIPFAIVGGIFALAIRAMPFSISAGVGFIALSGVAVLNGVVMVSYINHLRETMELTDAVITGAVTRLRPVLMTALVASLGFFPMAFSSSAGAEVQKPLATVVIGGLVTSSLLTLLLLPNLYIVFENISRRGRGQTSKIAKRQVMESVEHAT; translated from the coding sequence TTGGTTTGTCAGCTGTGACAATCGTCTTTGACGATTCAGTCAACATGTACTTCGCTCGGCAATTAGTTCTCGAGCGTTTAACACAAGTTAGGCAGCAAATTCCTGAAACAGTCGGCACACCGCAGATGGGTCCGATCACCACTGGACTTGGAGAGATATACCAGTACGAGTTAAGTGCGAATAAAGGCAAGTCTTTTGATGCTCAATATCTGCGTACGGTGCAAGACTGGATAGTCAGAAGACAACTGCTTGGAGTGTCTGGCGTAGCCGAGGTTAACAGTTACGGTGGACAAAAAAAGCAGTATCAAGTCAGGGTAGATCCGTCAAAACTGATCTCCTATGGTTTGACCATACAAGAGGTCGTTCGTGCTGTCACTGCCAACAATGAGAATGTGGGTGGTGCTTATATCGAACACCAAGGTGAACAGTTTATTTTGCGAGGGATCGGCTTAGCTCAAACTACCGAACAAATTGCCAATATTGTCGTGAAATCAGGTAAAGAGGGCGTACCTATTTTTATTCGAGATATTGCCGAAGTCGTGTCAGGCAATGAAGTCCGCCAGGGCGCGGTAGTTGCTGATGCAAAAGGTGAGATTGTGTGCGGCATTGTGATGATGCTAAGGGGTGAAAACTCGCGAACGGTTGTCGAACGAGTAAAGCAAAAAATACATCAAATCGAGAAAAATTTGCCTGACGGAGTCCGGTTGAACCCATTCTATGATCGTGCTGAGTTAGTCGACAGAACCATCGAAACAGTAGAGCACAACTTGCTTGAAGGTGCCATGCTTGTGATAGCGGTACTGCTCATAGTGCTCGGCAACTGGAGAGGCGCATTGTTGGTAGCAAGTGTTATTCCGCTGTCTATGCTCTTTGCTGCTATCTGCATGAATATATTCAACGTCTCAGGAAATTTGATGAGCCTGGGTGCCGTCGACTTCGGACTGATCGTGGATGGCGCCGTAGTTATGGTTGAAAACACGATCAGGAGACTGGCTATCAATCAAGAGCACGGTAGACCAGAAACTAATCAAGAAACAATTCTGAGCGCATGTATGGAAGTAGGACGTCCAGTCGTATTTGCAGTAGCCATAATTGCCATTGTTTATCTGCCAATATTTAGTCTTTCAGGAATTGAAGGAAAAATGTTTAAGCCAATGGCGATGACAATTGTCTTTGCACTGTTTGGTTCGCTCTTACTTTCCCTAACATTTGTCCCTGCCATGTTGACCATCGTCCTTGGAAAAGATGTCAGCGAAAAAGAGAGTTTTTTGGTTCATTGGTTGAAGCCAAAGTACGAACGTGCATTACATCTTGCTTCTGAATACAAAGGACAAACATTTGCGGTTGCTCTTAGCCTTGTGATTTTGAGCGCAGTCACATTGCCGATGCTCGGTTCTGAGTTTATTCCTCGGTTGGATGAAGGTTCGCTCGCCGTCCAAATTCAACAACTTCCGAGCGTCTCATTGTCACAATCAATTGCGACTGCGACGGAGGCAGAAAAGGTATACAAATCATTTCCCGAAGTGACAAAAATTGTCACAAAAATGGGTCGAGCAGAAGTCGCGACAGATCCTATGGGTGTTGAGTCCGGTGATGTTTATTTAGCACTAAAACCTATCGAGCAATGGACGACTGCCCGTACTAAAGAAGGACTCGTAGATGTAATAGCAAAGCGACTTTCAGAAAAAGTGCCACAAGCTAATTTCAGCTTTTCGCAACCTATTGAGTTACGAACTGCGGAATTAATAGCCGGTGTTCGATCAGATATTGCCGTGAAAATTTTTGGCGATGATTTGGACAAATTGAGAGAAGAAGCAGAACGTGTAAGTAAAATACTAAACAATGTGCCCGGAGCCGCTGATGTCAAAATCGAGCAAACCGCCGGTTTACCTCAACTGATAGTGGAAGCAGACCGCGATGCCATCGCAAGATACGGCATAAATGTTCAAGACGTAAATAACCTTGTCCAATCAATTATGGCCGGACAACCGGCCGGAATTGTGTATCAGGGAGAGCAAAGATTTGACATTGTTGTTCGGCTAAACGAACCAAGCGGTCGCGACATCGAATCGATCAAAAAATTGCTGGTGGCAGCTCCGCCGATTGCATCACGTACAACTGGGGCGCTCATTCCGCTTTCTAGTTTGGCAAAAATTTCCGTTCAAGAGGGACCAGCCCAAATTTCTCGCGAAGACAGACGTCGCAGAATAGTAGTGGAACTCAATGTGCGTGGAAGAGACATAGGAAGTTTTGTCAAGGATGCACAAAAGGAGATAGACAAAAATATCAAGTTACCAGAAGGCTATTACATGACTTGGGGGGGGCAATTTGAAAATTTGCAAAGAGCCACTCTCATGCTGTCGATAGTTGTACCGATTGCACTTTTGCTGATTTTTATTCTTTTGTATATGACATTTGGTTCGATAAGCCAGGCTCTTCTGATCTATACAGGCATACCGTTTGCAATTGTCGGCGGAATCTTTGCTCTGGCTATAAGAGCCATGCCTTTTTCGATTTCTGCTGGAGTGGGATTCATTGCGCTGTCGGGAGTTGCGGTTCTAAATGGTGTTGTGATGGTGAGTTACATCAACCATTTACGAGAAACGATGGAACTGACAGATGCTGTCATAACGGGGGCCGTGACGCGTTTGCGTCCAGTTCTAATGACAGCACTCGTAGCCAGTCTAGGATTTTTTCCGATGGCTTTTTCATCCTCTGCGGGCGCTGAGGTACAGAAGCCATTGGCGACTGTTGTTATCGGTGGACTGGTCACATCCAGCTTACTAACGCTCCTTCTTCTTCCCAACCTGTACATAGTTTTTGAAAACATATCGCGCAGAGGTCGAGGACAAACATCAAAAATCGCAAAACGGCAAGTCATGGAGAGTGTGGAACATGCGACGTGA
- a CDS encoding transcriptional regulator: protein MQTKSDADLLVHKFLRGLADPSRFTILSCLTEKSMTVNELVAGTGLGQPNVSNHLACLKECGLVDCTSEGRFVHYSLSNQRIADLLLLVRSVTADVAGQVKQCRNYE from the coding sequence ATGCAAACAAAATCTGACGCTGACCTATTGGTGCATAAATTCCTGCGGGGACTGGCAGATCCATCAAGATTCACCATTCTCAGCTGCCTTACCGAAAAATCTATGACCGTTAATGAGTTAGTTGCAGGAACAGGACTTGGGCAGCCTAATGTTTCAAACCACCTCGCATGCCTTAAGGAGTGCGGTCTCGTAGATTGCACCAGTGAGGGGCGATTTGTTCACTACTCGCTGAGTAACCAGCGTATAGCTGACTTGTTGTTGCTGGTTCGCTCAGTGACGGCTGATGTTGCAGGGCAAGTCAAGCAGTGTCGCAACTATGAATAA
- a CDS encoding cation-translocating P-type ATPase, translating into MTAVEDSCSSCKSSRTPTSESLKPWQNPKVLTSSVSGLLLLVGYLIGLSQNYLVANWIYGASAVIGAFYFAKEAAEELLKEREIGIEMLMTTAGVTAAVMGQLPEAAMLAFLYSISEAVEGYTEEKTRSSIRALMKLAPKVVTVERSGSLQEIPIDQLAVGDLFLVRPGQSIATDGKVTEGTSSVNQAPVTGESVPVEKAVGDQVFAGTINSEGMLKITATKIAAENTIAKIIHLVEEAQERKGESQKFIERFGRRYSPIVLLLGLLLAIIPPLFLQLPWSDWLTRATVFIVAAAPCALVISIPITLVAAIGAGARMGILVKGGVHLENLATIKAVALDKTGTITRGQPEVSEFALFEKTGNITETELLSYAASLESYSEHPLARAIVRYGQSKGLPSHDVSQWRSIIGAGATGRIKDRVVSIGSPTLFKRQLETNTSAEIQVKVWQSKGNTVILIGDESSAWGAVALSDSIRAEAKTAIKALHEAKIAVAMLTGDNEKAAQHIASEVGIDSVLAELKPEDKVIAINKLLEKHQFVAMVGDGVNDAPALAAATVGIAMGAVGSDVALETADVALMADDLSKLPIAFRLAQRTRAIVTQNLYLSSAVIAALVVAAIFGFLSLPGAVLAHEISELIVIASGLRILRNQEAQQS; encoded by the coding sequence ATGACCGCCGTAGAAGATAGTTGTTCAAGCTGCAAATCATCACGGACGCCTACCAGCGAGAGTTTGAAGCCCTGGCAAAATCCCAAAGTGTTGACATCGTCCGTTTCCGGTCTCCTGCTTTTGGTTGGCTATCTTATTGGGCTTTCCCAGAATTATCTCGTTGCGAACTGGATATATGGTGCATCCGCAGTCATTGGCGCATTTTACTTCGCTAAAGAAGCCGCAGAAGAGCTTCTCAAAGAGCGTGAGATAGGTATAGAAATGCTCATGACCACGGCTGGTGTCACTGCGGCAGTAATGGGACAATTGCCTGAAGCAGCCATGCTCGCATTCCTCTACTCAATCTCTGAGGCTGTTGAAGGATACACGGAGGAAAAGACACGTTCATCGATTCGCGCTCTGATGAAGCTGGCGCCAAAAGTAGTCACAGTTGAGCGTTCGGGCTCTCTGCAAGAAATACCTATAGATCAGCTAGCAGTCGGCGATTTGTTTCTTGTACGACCCGGACAGTCAATCGCTACCGATGGCAAAGTTACCGAAGGCACATCCAGTGTAAACCAAGCACCAGTCACAGGTGAAAGCGTACCTGTTGAAAAGGCAGTCGGCGACCAAGTTTTTGCAGGCACCATCAACAGCGAGGGGATGCTGAAAATAACGGCTACAAAGATTGCTGCTGAGAATACCATTGCTAAAATAATTCACTTAGTCGAAGAAGCTCAAGAACGAAAAGGTGAAAGCCAGAAGTTCATAGAACGTTTCGGCAGGCGCTACAGTCCTATAGTTCTCTTGCTCGGACTACTGCTGGCAATTATTCCTCCCCTGTTTCTCCAGCTACCTTGGTCTGACTGGTTGACCCGCGCAACGGTGTTCATCGTCGCAGCCGCACCCTGCGCGTTGGTGATTTCAATCCCGATCACACTTGTGGCTGCTATCGGGGCGGGAGCCCGCATGGGTATTCTCGTCAAAGGTGGTGTTCACCTGGAGAATCTGGCCACAATAAAAGCAGTGGCCCTCGACAAAACAGGCACGATTACTCGTGGCCAGCCTGAAGTCTCGGAATTTGCACTTTTTGAAAAGACCGGAAATATTACTGAGACTGAACTGCTTTCGTATGCGGCAAGTCTAGAGAGTTACAGCGAACATCCGCTTGCTCGTGCGATAGTCAGGTACGGACAGTCCAAAGGTCTTCCATCGCACGATGTCAGCCAGTGGCGTTCCATCATAGGTGCTGGCGCCACAGGAAGGATCAAGGATCGCGTCGTTTCGATTGGCAGCCCAACTCTATTTAAACGCCAACTGGAGACTAATACGTCTGCTGAGATACAAGTTAAAGTCTGGCAATCCAAAGGCAATACCGTAATTCTCATTGGCGACGAAAGCAGTGCCTGGGGCGCCGTTGCACTAAGCGACAGCATTCGAGCTGAAGCGAAGACAGCTATTAAGGCGCTTCACGAAGCAAAGATCGCGGTGGCGATGCTCACTGGCGATAATGAAAAAGCCGCCCAGCATATAGCATCCGAAGTAGGGATCGATTCTGTGCTTGCCGAATTGAAGCCCGAGGACAAAGTCATTGCAATCAACAAACTGTTGGAAAAGCACCAATTCGTAGCTATGGTAGGAGATGGTGTAAACGACGCACCAGCACTCGCTGCTGCCACCGTTGGCATCGCAATGGGTGCAGTCGGAAGCGATGTCGCCCTAGAGACAGCTGATGTTGCATTGATGGCAGACGACTTGAGTAAGCTACCGATCGCATTCAGATTAGCTCAACGCACTAGGGCAATCGTCACGCAGAATTTGTATCTTTCAAGTGCAGTTATCGCCGCTCTCGTTGTCGCTGCAATTTTTGGATTTCTATCACTACCGGGCGCTGTTCTCGCCCACGAAATTAGCGAGCTTATCGTCATTGCTAGCGGTTTGAGAATCTTGCGAAATCAAGAGGCACAACAATCATGA
- a CDS encoding transposase, whose amino-acid sequence MTINLAENALRPIAVGRKNWMSAISDNGGNTAAILASIVATCKRLKIDPFKYFSTAISKLTKNPKSDPADLLPGVLELSN is encoded by the coding sequence TTGACAATTAACTTGGCAGAAAATGCGCTGAGACCAATTGCAGTTGGTCGAAAAAATTGGATGTCCGCCATCAGCGACAACGGCGGAAACACTGCTGCTATCCTCGCAAGCATCGTCGCCACATGCAAACGGCTCAAAATCGATCCGTTCAAATATTTCAGCACAGCGATTTCTAAACTCACCAAAAATCCGAAATCAGATCCGGCAGATTTGCTTCCAGGGGTGCTCGAACTTTCTAATTAG